Part of the Caldisericaceae bacterium genome is shown below.
AAAATAAAATTCAGTCCATTTTCTACACTTTCACTTCCTTCTCTTATTAGCAGAATATTTTTGTTATCATTTATTGCAAAAACCTTATTCCCCATCTCATTTTGGAACAAATCTTTAAATCCCTTTGCTTCTGCCTCTTTGTGTAAGTAGTTTACTGCCTCTCTTTCGGTTTTTGCTTTGCTTATAAAATCCTTGTAAGAATCACTAAACAAGAAAACTTCATTGTGGTTAAATACTTCCCATAAGTTTTTTGTTGAATACTTGAGTTCCATTTTTACCCCCTTAAATTTTTAAAATTCTTTTCCATTATATCACAAAAAAACTTGCTTTTATTTGTAAATTTGGTATTATTTAGCAAAGGAGTTGATGGACATTGCAGGGCAACTTAAGTGATTTTAAGTTGGAAGAGATTATACAGAGTATCACAACAGTTAAAAAATCTGGCAAATTAGAAATTGACGGTGTAATGGGCGTCTATGGTATATATTTTTCAAATGGAGAAATCATTCATGCTAACGGTCCTTTTTCCATAGGGGAAAAGGCGATAATAGATGTATTTCTTGAAATTAACGGTGACTTCAAATTTATTACAAATATTGTTCTTCCACCAAGAACCATTAGACAAGACATTTTTGAAATTATTACAAACGGTATCAGTCTAAGAGAAGAGAATTTCCATATAATTAAACTCATCAAAAAATATACGAGATTATTGCCAAATTCAAAAGATACAGGCTTTGATTTATCTAGACTTGAGGTAAAAATGTTAAAATACATATTAGAAAATACACCAATTTCGATTATAATGGAAATGATGTCGCTTAGTTATTTGGAGTTTTTAAATGTCCTAAAAGGACTTTTAGATAAAGGCATAGTGACTTTAGGAGGTTAAATATGGAAGGAAGACTATCTAAAATCC
Proteins encoded:
- a CDS encoding DUF4388 domain-containing protein, with the translated sequence MEEIIQSITTVKKSGKLEIDGVMGVYGIYFSNGEIIHANGPFSIGEKAIIDVFLEINGDFKFITNIVLPPRTIRQDIFEIITNGISLREENFHIIKLIKKYTRLLPNSKDTGFDLSRLEVKMLKYILENTPISIIMEMMSLSYLEFLNVLKGLLDKGIVTLGG